The region GTCCATTTGCAGCCGCTGGCCGCAATAGAATGTTATCTCCGGTACGTATACAAAGAAGCTGTCAAGCGTGGATACCGGTTTGATTCGGATAAGCTTGGTCCAGGGCAACGGTGTTCAAAAATCCCGGTAACAGAGGGTCAACTTGAATATGAGTTGAATCATTTAAAAACGAAATTGAAGTTGCGGGATCCGGCGCAATATCAGAAAATTTGTGCCGTTCTGAAACCGGAAGCTCACCCGATCTTCAGGGTAGTAGAGGGTGGCATTGAATCCTGGGAGAAGAGATAACAATATAACTTCACAAATTGAACTATGGAGGCGCCTTATGAGTATGGACAATACAATGTGGGAAACCATGAAGTGGCAGATAATGCAAAACCGGTTGGGATATAACGATGAGGAAATGAAAATATTTCGGGAAGATCCTCGAAATGAGGACATCTTATCCAAGGTGCCTGGGCTGGTGAACAAGACAATCATTGCGGAAGTAGTAGCTTCGCATGGATGTAACAGTCAGCACAAGGTTGGTGATACGTTCCATTTTGACAGTGCGGGGAATCTTTTAACCGCACTCTGTCCGAAAAGGATATGTGTCTATGCATTGAGTGCGATTACGTCCCAGATTTTCACGGCAACTGAGTTTCTTTATGCCGGTGTTGATCCAAACCAGATGAGATTCAAGCGGGCTGCCTGCTTTGACGTCGGCGTAGAGTGTGGAGGATGGGGGCGCGTCGTGATGGAAATCAGAGTGGAAGATCGGAAGAAATCCTGAAAAAGCGTTCGATAGATATAGGCGATAAGGCACGTTTCTTTGCTCTGGAGCAAAAGGATATCAAAAGACATCCATTTGCGGTGTTCGTTGTTGTCCTATGGGAACGGGCTTCATGGGTCCGATATGCATAACGTTTGGAAGGAGAAGAATCTATTCTCACGAATGCCGTAAAGGAACATCACAAAACCCGCTCCGCTCACTTTTTTCACGCGAACACGCTGCAAAATCCACCTTTTGCAAAGAAGAGTGAGAAGGATCTCAATTGTCAGAACTTCTCTTGGGAATAACGCGCGCACTGGAAGCTTTTGCCCAGTTCACACCACACACAGGAATCCGGCACCGTTTCCGCCATGGAAAGTTTCGATTCGCACTTGCCGCAGAGGCGTTCCTCGCCGTGTTTCATCGGCCCGTCACATGGCGTTACGGACATCGGGCAGAGCAAGATGCATG is a window of Deltaproteobacteria bacterium DNA encoding:
- a CDS encoding pyrimidine dimer DNA glycosylase/endonuclease V, encoding MRLWSLHPGYLDAKGLLSLWREGLLARKVLQEQTIGYKNHPQLDRFKVHLQPLAAIECYLRYVYKEAVKRGYRFDSDKLGPGQRCSKIPVTEGQLEYELNHLKTKLKLRDPAQYQKICAVLKPEAHPIFRVVEGGIESWEKR